Proteins encoded together in one Peribacillus asahii window:
- a CDS encoding asparaginase domain-containing protein — translation MPNIKILATGGTIAGTGSISTQTTGYQAGVLTPDQLIVAVPVLKNTANISTEQVARIDSCTFNTNAVMVNLSILFAST, via the coding sequence TTGCCTAACATTAAAATTCTGGCAACGGGCGGTACCATCGCCGGAACTGGTTCTATTTCGACCCAAACCACTGGCTATCAAGCTGGTGTCCTAACTCCAGATCAACTGATAGTAGCGGTTCCTGTACTAAAAAACACAGCTAACATTTCTACTGAGCAGGTGGCACGCATAGATTCCTGTACGTTCAATACCAATGCCGTAATGGTCAATTTATCTATTTTATTTGCTTCAACATGA
- a CDS encoding sensor histidine kinase encodes MINLNLSTLVKKDIYILVLMMVTVPLAGEIKSFPLNETFRMSFGAPTFFFFLLLLRRMPAFLPGFLTGMVVVEFRILLGFIMQEDFDWTSSFQAHYPSFFFYFTYSCLFYLAKINRFHHQPLMVGFIGFIIEILSDCVELIIQYFVLETTITLAALNEIIVIAFSHSFIVLSFFNMMKLYEAQSRERHIRKQNEHMLMLISNLYEESIHLKKTLQDAENITKKSYDLYKSLDSLENEQLSFPVEDFRRQALKIAGEVHEVKKDNQRIFAGLSKLISDESFTDYMSIHELANIIVRANDKYARLLGKDIQFVYTIDGTHPHYHIYTILSIINNVVANAVEAIKDTGTITIDIDKKHDSVEFRIGDNGPGVASKDKELIFKPGFTSKYDLNGNPSTGIGLSYVKEMVEELEGDVTFQDRPEGKGSIFIIRLLVDHLIEKG; translated from the coding sequence GTGATTAATTTGAATCTTAGCACGTTAGTGAAAAAAGATATCTATATTCTTGTTCTGATGATGGTTACTGTGCCATTAGCTGGCGAAATAAAGTCTTTCCCCTTAAATGAGACGTTTCGAATGAGTTTTGGTGCACCAACATTTTTCTTCTTTTTGTTATTGTTACGGAGAATGCCAGCATTTTTACCGGGTTTTTTAACAGGAATGGTGGTTGTGGAATTTCGTATCCTGTTAGGCTTCATCATGCAGGAGGATTTTGACTGGACATCTTCTTTCCAGGCCCACTATCCTAGTTTTTTCTTTTATTTCACTTATTCTTGTCTCTTTTATTTAGCAAAAATCAATCGCTTTCACCACCAACCTTTAATGGTTGGATTTATTGGCTTCATAATTGAAATATTGTCTGACTGTGTGGAATTAATCATTCAATATTTCGTATTAGAAACAACGATTACACTAGCGGCATTGAATGAGATAATCGTTATCGCATTTTCCCACAGTTTTATCGTTCTAAGCTTTTTCAATATGATGAAGTTGTATGAAGCACAGTCGAGGGAGAGACACATTAGAAAACAAAATGAACACATGCTTATGCTCATTTCCAATTTATACGAAGAATCGATTCATTTAAAGAAGACGTTGCAAGATGCTGAAAATATAACCAAAAAATCGTATGATCTATACAAAAGCTTAGACAGTTTAGAAAATGAACAACTGAGCTTTCCGGTCGAGGATTTCCGACGACAAGCATTGAAAATTGCTGGTGAAGTCCATGAGGTTAAAAAGGATAACCAACGTATTTTTGCTGGACTCTCCAAGCTGATTTCCGATGAAAGTTTTACAGATTATATGTCCATACATGAACTGGCAAACATCATCGTACGAGCAAACGATAAATACGCCCGTTTACTAGGGAAAGACATCCAATTTGTGTACACGATTGATGGCACACATCCTCATTATCATATTTACACCATTCTATCGATCATTAATAATGTCGTTGCAAACGCTGTAGAAGCCATCAAAGATACAGGAACCATCACAATTGACATTGATAAGAAGCATGATTCGGTTGAATTTCGGATAGGAGATAACGGTCCTGGTGTTGCATCGAAGGATAAAGAATTAATTTTCAAGCCTGGGTTTACTTCTAAATATGATCTTAATGGTAACCCATCGACAGGAATTGGATTATCGTATGTAAAAGAAATGGTCGAAGAACTTGAAGGTGATGTTACGTTCCAGGACAGACCGGAAGGAAAAGGATCGATTTTCATAATTCGATTATTGGTTGATCATTTAATTGAGAAAGGGTGA
- a CDS encoding alanine/glycine:cation symporter family protein has product MQHLLENMLGTTNDFLWSKLLIIMLVSFGIYFTFKSKFVQFRMLKEMVRVLMEGKTSSKDSISPFQAFCIGMAARVGTGNITGIAIAIALGGPGAVFWMWIISIISAASSFIESTLAQVYKVKDKDGFRGGPSYYMEKGLNKRWMGVLFSILITISFGLVFNSVQSNTVSIAFENAFGADRLTLGIIMALIFSAIIFGGVKSIAKVAEYKVMLLAVLYIGIALFVIVTNITQLPEVLSLIVKNAFGFEQAVGGSLGAAIMHGVKRGLFSNEAGMGSAPNVAATATTSHPVKQGLIQAFGVLTDTLIVCTSTAFIILFSDAYKQPELNGIALTQAALSEHVGSWASGCLAIFIFLFGFGALIGNYYYGETNIRFLHKSKALLMLYRTSVLAMIIFGSVAKIQLVWDLADLFMGFMVIVNLIAILLLSKVAFAALTDYMKQKKAGKDPVFYKDSIKGLENIECWDRSQVASPSKKEDAI; this is encoded by the coding sequence ATGCAGCATTTACTGGAAAATATGCTTGGCACAACAAACGATTTTCTATGGTCAAAGTTATTGATTATTATGCTAGTTTCATTCGGTATTTATTTCACATTTAAATCGAAATTTGTACAATTTCGAATGTTGAAGGAAATGGTCCGTGTTTTAATGGAGGGGAAAACTAGTTCTAAAGATAGCATTTCCCCATTTCAAGCGTTCTGTATTGGAATGGCGGCTCGCGTTGGAACAGGTAATATCACAGGAATTGCGATTGCGATTGCATTGGGTGGTCCTGGAGCGGTATTCTGGATGTGGATTATTTCTATTATTAGCGCAGCATCCAGCTTTATTGAAAGTACGTTAGCACAAGTATACAAAGTAAAAGATAAAGACGGTTTCCGCGGCGGTCCATCTTATTATATGGAAAAAGGATTAAACAAACGTTGGATGGGAGTATTATTCTCCATTTTAATTACGATTTCTTTCGGTCTTGTATTCAATTCTGTACAATCAAATACCGTTTCGATTGCTTTTGAGAATGCATTTGGTGCAGATCGTTTAACCCTGGGGATTATTATGGCACTTATTTTCTCTGCGATTATCTTTGGCGGTGTGAAGAGTATTGCAAAAGTAGCTGAATACAAGGTTATGCTTTTAGCTGTGTTATACATCGGTATTGCATTATTTGTCATCGTTACGAACATAACACAACTGCCGGAAGTTCTTTCTCTTATTGTTAAAAACGCGTTTGGCTTTGAACAAGCTGTAGGCGGTTCACTCGGCGCTGCGATCATGCATGGAGTTAAACGTGGCTTATTCTCGAATGAAGCGGGTATGGGGAGTGCGCCAAACGTTGCCGCAACGGCAACGACAAGTCATCCGGTGAAACAAGGACTTATTCAAGCCTTTGGCGTATTAACGGATACACTGATCGTCTGTACAAGCACAGCATTTATTATTTTATTCTCCGATGCTTACAAACAACCAGAGTTAAATGGTATTGCACTTACACAAGCAGCATTAAGTGAACACGTTGGTTCCTGGGCATCAGGCTGCCTTGCCATCTTTATTTTCCTATTTGGATTCGGCGCGTTAATTGGTAACTATTATTATGGGGAAACAAACATTCGCTTTTTACACAAAAGTAAAGCATTGTTGATGCTATACCGAACAAGCGTATTAGCCATGATTATATTCGGTTCAGTTGCAAAGATTCAACTTGTATGGGATTTGGCTGATTTATTTATGGGCTTCATGGTTATCGTGAACTTAATTGCCATTCTTTTATTATCAAAAGTAGCTTTCGCTGCTTTAACAGACTATATGAAACAGAAAAAGGCTGGTAAAGATCCCGTCTTTTATAAAGACAGTATTAAAGGTCTTGAAAACATTGAATGTTGGGATCGCTCTCAAGTTGCTTCACCTTCCAAAAAAGAAGATGCTATCTAA
- a CDS encoding response regulator, which yields MFFYIIDDDEVVRSMLARIIEDEDLGEVLGEAEDGSLLDQQMLTLKNIDILFIDLLMPIQDGIKTIRQIKPSFKGKIIMISQVESKELIGEAYSLGVEYFIIKPINRIEVLTVIQKVIERIQLEKSIQNIQKSLNTVLKLDCHQSLQEKYRNEKHIRTSSHFLLSELGIATENGSKDLLDMLDYLYQYEQDKTFEQEFPTLEEIFVNLARKRLGESAAEMELKREVKASKQRVRRAIYQSLNHLASLGLTDFLNPKFENYASKFFDFTTVRRKMTELNNESTLPARIDTKKFIQVLYFEAKRIHLESQ from the coding sequence ATGTTTTTTTATATAATAGATGATGACGAAGTGGTTCGCTCGATGTTGGCCCGAATCATCGAAGATGAGGATCTTGGGGAAGTGCTAGGAGAAGCTGAGGACGGTTCATTGTTGGATCAACAAATGCTAACTTTGAAAAATATCGATATTTTATTCATCGATTTGTTAATGCCGATTCAAGATGGAATTAAAACGATTCGTCAAATAAAACCGTCATTCAAAGGGAAAATCATCATGATTTCTCAAGTGGAATCGAAAGAACTGATTGGTGAAGCCTATTCACTTGGTGTTGAATACTTTATAATCAAACCGATCAACAGGATCGAAGTGTTAACGGTCATTCAGAAAGTCATCGAACGAATCCAATTGGAAAAATCGATACAGAACATTCAAAAGTCGCTCAATACGGTGCTTAAATTGGATTGCCATCAAAGTCTGCAGGAAAAATACCGCAACGAAAAACATATAAGAACTTCCAGTCATTTTCTTTTATCCGAATTAGGGATAGCTACTGAAAATGGGAGTAAAGATTTACTGGATATGTTAGATTATTTATATCAATATGAACAAGATAAAACGTTTGAACAAGAGTTTCCTACTCTAGAAGAGATTTTTGTGAATTTAGCTCGAAAAAGACTTGGAGAATCAGCTGCAGAGATGGAATTAAAAAGAGAGGTTAAAGCATCCAAACAACGGGTCCGAAGGGCAATTTACCAGTCATTAAACCATTTGGCGTCCCTTGGACTTACTGATTTTTTAAACCCGAAGTTCGAAAATTACGCTTCTAAGTTTTTTGATTTTACAACCGTAAGGAGAAAGATGACAGAATTAAACAATGAGTCAACACTACCCGCTCGCATCGATACGAAAAAATTCATTCAGGTTCTCTATTTTGAAGCGAAACGGATACATTTGGAATCGCAATGA
- a CDS encoding nucleotidyltransferase family protein: protein MEAIVLAAGYSSRANAFKMTLPMGQMSVLEQTISKFEGLCSRVIVIAGFQAEIIQEEIAKIISKNSYSFHIKFVYNENFNQGMFHSIQKGCNEVNAPTFFITPGDCPLVKKETVQLLAKHKGDVVIPSFDYKGGHPIKLSSEVKQKILETNPESNLRMVLGGYEKQYMNVDDAGVLMDVDTPEDYRKAIDYNKALNFSK from the coding sequence ATGGAAGCAATCGTCCTAGCTGCTGGATATTCCAGCCGAGCGAATGCATTTAAAATGACTTTGCCGATGGGGCAAATGAGCGTGTTGGAGCAAACGATCTCTAAATTTGAAGGATTATGCAGCAGGGTCATCGTCATAGCTGGGTTTCAAGCGGAAATCATCCAAGAGGAAATTGCCAAAATCATCAGTAAAAATTCCTATTCATTTCATATCAAGTTTGTTTATAATGAAAACTTTAATCAGGGAATGTTTCATTCCATTCAAAAGGGCTGCAACGAAGTAAATGCTCCAACCTTCTTTATAACACCCGGAGATTGTCCGCTTGTTAAAAAAGAGACTGTTCAGCTACTAGCAAAACACAAAGGAGACGTGGTTATTCCCAGCTTTGACTATAAAGGCGGCCATCCCATCAAATTATCAAGCGAAGTGAAACAGAAAATTCTCGAAACCAATCCAGAAAGTAATTTGCGTATGGTCCTGGGCGGTTACGAAAAGCAATACATGAATGTAGATGATGCTGGAGTATTAATGGATGTTGATACGCCGGAGGATTACCGAAAAGCCATTGATTATAATAAAGCTTTAAATTTCTCGAAGTGA
- a CDS encoding YdbC family protein yields MDIIQTNGILSQSAKGWKKELNLVSWNGKEPKYDLREWAPGHEKMGKGLTLTVEELKTLREILNGLEL; encoded by the coding sequence ATTGATATTATCCAAACCAATGGTATCCTTTCCCAATCCGCAAAGGGATGGAAGAAAGAACTTAATCTTGTTAGCTGGAACGGTAAAGAACCAAAGTACGATTTACGTGAATGGGCACCTGGGCATGAGAAGATGGGAAAAGGTCTAACATTGACGGTTGAAGAGTTAAAGACGTTAAGAGAAATTTTAAACGGTCTGGAACTTTAA